From the Glandiceps talaboti chromosome 12, keGlaTala1.1, whole genome shotgun sequence genome, one window contains:
- the LOC144443667 gene encoding neuronal membrane glycoprotein M6-b-like, which produces MDYRSRYERKKSPIRRCCDRWPWPSVFSTCICLAGVGTFCAFAHLASEDAIAIFKDTAASYTIENTLYWVKISVYCITALTVFLAAVFLAVSCLATGSVRKEHICRFGSKYRGFCQIATATIISYVLFLLWIVITAILVIPNSYFFIIKQCHCGDPGGCIDLRQYGFVNITEPNSDVYSFCDKTLYCDQNPYILYFISLCSGIVVLIMLGHFLMILSANWSHVKHKYRTGVVSRHMSQGRYKTQSLDTLRNSRDLMEYSGQSLSVISGNTIDSTHIRSTRDPISYHM; this is translated from the exons GAAAAAAGAGTCCGATCAGGAGATGTTGTGATCGTTGGCCTTGGCCAAGTGTGTTTTCTACGTGCATTTGTTTAGCAGGAGTTGGGACGTTTTGTGCGTTTGCTCATTTAGCATCAGAAGACGCCATTGCAATATTCAAAGATACGGCGGCAAGCTATACAATTGAAAACAC GCTCTACTGGGTCAAAATTTCTGTTTATTGTATTACTGCGTTAACAGTATTCTTGGCAGCTGTTTTCCTAGCCGTTAGTTGCTTGGCAACTGGTTCTGTAAGGAAAGAACATATCTGTAGATTTGGTTCAAAATATCGAGGATTCTGCCAGATAGCTACA GCAACTATAATcagttatgttttgtttttactttggaTTGTTATCACTGCCATATTAGTCATCCCAAATAGTTATTTCTTCATCATAAAACAATGCCACTGTGGCGACCCTGGAGGCTGTATAGATCTTCGACAATACG GTTTTGTTAATATTACGGAACCAAACAGCGACGTGTACAGTTTCTGTGATAAGACGTTGTATTGTGACCAG aatCCTTATATTCTATATTTCATAAGTTTATGTTCGGGAATCGTCGTATTAATAATGCTG GGTCActttttgatgattttatcaGCAAACTGGTCGCACGTTAAACACAAATACAGAACTGGTGTAGTCAGCCGTCACATGAGTCAAGGACGTTACAAAACACAAAGTCTGGACACTTTAAGAAATAGCCGAGATTTAATGGAGTATAGCGGACAATCATTGAGTGTGATTTCAGGCAATACTATTGATTCTACTCATATCCGTAGTACAAGGGATCCCATTTCCTACCATATGTAG